gtgctcagaaatggttgaaagagatcgagaggatcttccgagtgatcgattgtgcagaaaatctgaaggtgaggtacggtactcacatgctatcagaagaagctgatgactggtgggttactactaaGACTGAATTGGATTCAGATGGGATTGcgattacttgggccatattcaagagagaatttctgaggaagtactatcctgaagatgttcggggaaagAAGGAGATTGAGTTCTTGGAACtgaaacagggtagtatgacagtgcctgaatatgcttccaaatttgtggaaTTGGCTAAGCACTACACACcctacaccaacgatgcagctggagaattctctaagtgtatcaagtttgagaatggtcttcgtgatgagatcaaacagggcatcaggtatcaaaggattcgccgatttgctgatttggtggactgtagcagaatctttgaggaagacagtcttaagctgaaatcatctcactctcgtgagttagttgataagaagggtaagaagcctatggacagaggtacaccATATGGTAGGGGAAACCCAAGAGCTGGTAACTGGAGAagacctagtgggggagattctggtgctccctttaggtgcttcaactgtggtgaaactGGACATAAGAGGgatgagtgcaagaaagaagagaagaagtgctttaagtgtggcagAGTAGGCCATGTTGCTCCTGACTGTAAGATGAGAACTGtgacttgctataactgtggagaagaaggtcatatcagtacacagtgcaccaagccgaagaagaaccagtctggagggaaagtctttgctttgtctggatcagaaactactccggaggatagactgattaaaggtacgtgtttcatacataacacacctttaattgcgattattgatactggtgcgactcactcgtttatttcattggattgtgctaagaggctgaATTTAGAGataacaaagattaatggaagtatggttattgacactcctgcgtcgggttcagtgaccacttcatctgcatgtttgaactgtcctattgatatatttggtaggaagtttggaatggacttagtgtgccttccacttgaacaacttgacattattctggggatgaactggttgcaatttaaccgagttcatatcaattgttttacgaagacggtcatctttcctgaagagatGAGTATCGAAGAGTTGGcaatgactgcaagacaagtaggtgaagcaattcaagacggggcagccgtgtttatgctttttgcgtcgatggaagtgaaaggaagagtagcgagtaatgaattaccagtggtccgagaatttccagaagtttttccagaagatgtcagagagctaccacctgaaagggaagtagagtttgctattgagttagttcctggaaccagtcctatatcgatggcaccttataggatgtcagcatctgaattgaccgagttgaagagtcaattagaagaattgttaGAGAAGGAGTTCATCCGTccaagtgtgtcaccgtggggtgcaccggtgttattggtaaagaagaaagaaggatctatgaggttgtgtgtagactacagacaactgaataaagttactatcaagaatcggtatccattgccgaggattgatgatttgatggatcagttggtcggagctagtatattcagtaaaattgatttgaggtttgggtatcatcagattcgtgtgaaggcggacgatattcagaagactgcgttcagaacgaggtatggtcattatgaatacactgtgatgccttttggggttactaacgcacctggtgttttcatggaatacatgaataggatttttcatccttatctcgataagttcgttgtggtgttcattgacgacattctgatatattccaaaagtgaagaagaacatgcagagcatctcagaattgtgctgggggtgttgaaagagaagaagctttatgccaaactgtcgaaatgtgatttctggttaagcGAAGTAAGTTTCCTGGGTCATGTAATTTCCAAGAACGGTATTGCCGTAGACCCAGCAAAGgtagaagccgtgtctcagtgggaagccccGAAGTCCGTTACcgaaattcgtagctttctgggtcttgcaggttattatcggaagtttatagaaggattttcaaagttagctctaccgttgacgaagttgactaggaagggtcaagcattcgttTGGGACTCGGaatgcgaagaaggattccaagaattaaagaagaggctgactagtgctcctattttaattttgccgaattcggcagaatcttttgttgtatattgtgacgcttcattgatgggacttggaggtgtactaatgcagaatcagcaggtagttgcttatgcgtcgagacaacttaaggtGCATGAaaagaattacccgactcatgacttagagttagcagcagtggtgtttgtgttgaaattatggagacattatctttatggttcacgattcgaggtgtttagtgatcataagagtctgaagtacctatttgatcagaaagagcttaatatgagacagaggaggtggttagagttccttaaagattatgattttgagctgaattaccatctgggtaaggcgaatgttgttgctgatgctttgagtaggaagtccttgcatatgtcaatGTTGATGGTAcgagaactagatttgattgaacaattccgggatttaagtttagtatgtgaaggcacttcgaatagtatcaagttaggtatgttaaagctgacaagtggaattcttgatgagaTCAGAGAAAGGCAGAAGGAAGATGTGGGACTAGTTGA
The DNA window shown above is from Vicia villosa cultivar HV-30 ecotype Madison, WI unplaced genomic scaffold, Vvil1.0 ctg.001224F_1_1, whole genome shotgun sequence and carries:
- the LOC131634086 gene encoding uncharacterized protein LOC131634086; this translates as MDRGTPYGRGNPRAGNWRRPSGGDSGAPFRCFNCGETGHKRDECKKEEKKCFKCGRVGHVAPDCKMRTVTCYNCGEEGHISTQCTKPKKNQSGGKVFALSGSETTPEDRLIKD